In Arsenicicoccus dermatophilus, a genomic segment contains:
- a CDS encoding PAC2 family protein, translating to MIQLDDLPELQRPVMIAAFEGWNDAGEAASAVIAHLIEVWGAQPVAAIDPEEFYDFQVTRPRIVHEAGERMVTWPTTRILHASLTGEDRDVLVVEGIEPSVRWRGFTEQLLDLAEQAGVELLITLGSYLAPVPHTRPIQTDVTSESQEMTHRFDLSASSYEGPTGITGVINLAAEQVGLPAVSAWAGIPHYAGSVPSPKASLALLDRLEELLDITIPRGEFVEDAAAWQRGVDELAAGDPDVAEYVASLESAQDTAELPEASGEAIAREFEKFLRRRGDTD from the coding sequence GTGATCCAGCTCGACGACCTGCCCGAGCTCCAGCGACCGGTGATGATCGCGGCCTTCGAGGGGTGGAACGACGCCGGCGAGGCGGCCAGCGCCGTGATCGCCCACCTGATCGAGGTCTGGGGCGCGCAGCCCGTCGCCGCGATCGACCCCGAGGAGTTCTACGACTTCCAGGTCACCCGGCCGCGGATCGTCCATGAGGCGGGCGAGCGCATGGTCACCTGGCCGACCACCCGGATCCTGCACGCGTCCTTGACCGGGGAGGACCGGGACGTGCTCGTCGTCGAGGGGATCGAGCCGTCGGTGCGGTGGCGGGGCTTCACCGAGCAGCTGCTCGACCTGGCCGAGCAGGCCGGCGTGGAGCTGCTCATCACGCTGGGGTCCTACCTCGCGCCGGTGCCGCACACCCGGCCGATCCAGACCGACGTGACCAGCGAGTCCCAGGAGATGACGCACCGCTTCGACCTGTCGGCCTCGAGCTACGAGGGACCGACGGGGATCACGGGGGTGATCAACCTGGCGGCCGAGCAGGTCGGGCTGCCTGCGGTGAGCGCCTGGGCCGGCATCCCGCACTACGCCGGGTCGGTGCCCTCCCCCAAGGCCTCGCTGGCGCTGCTGGACCGGCTGGAGGAGCTGCTCGACATCACCATCCCCCGGGGCGAGTTCGTCGAGGATGCCGCGGCCTGGCAGCGCGGCGTGGACGAGCTGGCTGCGGGTGATCCCGACGTGGCGGAGTACGTCGCCTCCCTGGAGTCCGCGCAGGACACCGCCGAGCTGCCCGAGGCGTCGGGCGAGGCGATCGCCCGCGAGTTCGAGAAGTTCCTGCGGCGGCGCGGCGACACCGACTGA
- the mshC gene encoding cysteine--1-D-myo-inosityl 2-amino-2-deoxy-alpha-D-glucopyranoside ligase, translating to MKSWPAPAVPTVPGTPLPVRIHDTARGEVVALTPGPTARIYCCGITPYDATHMGHAATYVTFDLLGRALRQAGHEVAYTQNITDVDDPLLERAARDGVDWTALATKEIQLFRDDMTALRVLPPTDYVGVVESVDRVADQVQQLVRAGAAYPVEITGPDAGLVADGARDYYLDLSRQASFGEVSGWTREQMLEVFADRGGDPDRPGKRDALDPLLWRAERRGEPAWQGGELGCGRPGWHIECTTIALGTLGMGFDVQGGGTDLVFPHHEMSAVQAVGLTGEPAFASAYLHQAMVGLDGEKMSKSKGNLVLVSRLREQGVDPMAVRLVLLDQHYRTEWSWTDALLARAQERLTRWRAGVARETTPPADEVVGQVRAALCQDLDTPAALAAVDAWCAAAGAHAGQGETVGDALDALLGIRL from the coding sequence GTGAAGTCCTGGCCCGCCCCCGCCGTCCCCACCGTCCCCGGCACCCCGCTGCCCGTCCGGATCCACGACACCGCCCGAGGCGAGGTCGTGGCGCTGACGCCCGGCCCGACCGCACGGATCTACTGCTGCGGGATCACGCCGTACGACGCGACCCACATGGGGCACGCGGCCACCTACGTCACCTTCGACCTGCTCGGCCGCGCGCTGCGACAGGCCGGGCACGAGGTCGCCTACACCCAGAACATCACCGACGTCGACGACCCCCTGCTCGAGCGGGCGGCACGCGACGGCGTCGACTGGACCGCCCTGGCCACCAAGGAGATCCAGCTCTTCCGCGACGACATGACCGCGCTGCGGGTGCTCCCGCCCACCGACTACGTCGGGGTGGTCGAGTCCGTGGACCGGGTCGCCGACCAGGTCCAGCAGCTGGTCCGCGCCGGCGCGGCGTACCCCGTCGAGATCACCGGCCCCGACGCAGGGCTCGTCGCCGACGGCGCCCGGGACTACTACCTGGACCTGTCCCGCCAGGCGAGCTTCGGAGAGGTCTCCGGCTGGACCCGCGAGCAGATGCTCGAGGTCTTCGCCGACCGCGGCGGCGACCCGGACCGCCCCGGCAAGCGCGACGCCCTCGACCCGCTCCTGTGGCGCGCCGAGCGACGCGGCGAGCCCGCCTGGCAGGGCGGCGAGCTCGGGTGCGGCCGACCCGGCTGGCACATCGAGTGCACCACCATCGCGCTGGGCACCCTGGGCATGGGCTTCGACGTGCAGGGCGGCGGCACCGACCTGGTCTTCCCGCACCACGAGATGTCGGCCGTCCAGGCCGTGGGGCTGACCGGGGAGCCGGCGTTCGCGAGCGCCTACCTGCACCAGGCCATGGTGGGCCTGGACGGGGAGAAGATGAGCAAGTCCAAGGGCAACCTGGTGCTCGTCTCCCGGCTGCGCGAGCAGGGCGTCGACCCGATGGCCGTGCGGCTGGTGCTCCTCGACCAGCACTACCGCACCGAGTGGTCCTGGACCGACGCGCTGCTCGCGCGGGCCCAGGAGCGGCTGACCCGCTGGCGCGCAGGCGTCGCCCGGGAGACCACCCCGCCCGCGGACGAGGTGGTCGGGCAGGTCCGCGCCGCGCTGTGCCAGGACCTGGACACCCCGGCCGCGCTGGCCGCCGTCGACGCCTGGTGCGCGGCCGCGGGGGCGCACGCCGGCCAGGGCGAGACGGTGGGCGACGCGCTCGACGCCCTCCTCGGCATACGGCTCTGA
- a CDS encoding SCO1664 family protein has translation MTDPHEQERPGRESLAEESPEGELAAVQAVLARPNPLVDPTDRDAVAAILDRLARDELTLVGQMLEASNGVFLGLLGDPDGEDAWRVVYKPTRGERPLRDFPPATLAQREVAAFVVSHEGGWHVVPPTVLREGPLGPGSVQLWVDHDEDAPTLVDVVVPEQVPEGWLPVFAGETPEGEDVVVVHAGDEVARRFSAYDCVVNNADRKGSHVLVDPAGRAWGIDHGLTLHDEAKLRTVLWGWVGDPLPHAELERLSLLASLLDDPASALLAGQGPQRGLVELLSGREVDALRARVAGLLATGTYPQPAPGHYPIPWPPL, from the coding sequence GTGACCGATCCGCACGAGCAGGAGCGGCCGGGGCGGGAGTCGCTCGCCGAGGAGAGCCCGGAGGGTGAGCTGGCCGCGGTCCAGGCCGTGCTCGCCCGCCCCAACCCGCTCGTCGACCCCACCGACCGCGACGCCGTCGCCGCGATCCTCGACCGCCTGGCCCGCGACGAGCTCACCCTCGTGGGGCAGATGCTCGAGGCGTCCAACGGTGTCTTCCTGGGGCTGCTGGGCGACCCCGACGGCGAGGACGCCTGGCGGGTGGTCTACAAGCCCACCCGCGGGGAGCGGCCGCTGCGGGACTTCCCGCCGGCCACGCTCGCCCAGCGCGAGGTCGCGGCGTTCGTCGTGTCCCACGAGGGCGGGTGGCACGTGGTGCCGCCCACCGTGCTGCGCGAGGGCCCCCTCGGCCCGGGCTCGGTGCAGCTGTGGGTGGACCACGACGAGGACGCCCCCACCCTCGTGGACGTGGTGGTCCCCGAGCAGGTGCCCGAGGGCTGGCTGCCGGTCTTCGCGGGCGAGACGCCCGAGGGCGAGGACGTGGTGGTCGTGCACGCGGGCGACGAGGTCGCCCGGCGCTTCTCGGCATACGACTGCGTGGTCAACAACGCCGACCGCAAGGGATCCCACGTCCTGGTCGACCCCGCCGGTCGGGCGTGGGGCATCGACCACGGGCTGACGCTGCACGACGAGGCCAAGCTGCGCACCGTCCTGTGGGGCTGGGTCGGGGACCCGCTGCCCCACGCCGAGCTGGAGCGGCTGTCGCTGCTGGCGTCCCTGCTCGACGACCCCGCGTCGGCGCTGCTGGCGGGGCAGGGGCCGCAGCGCGGGCTGGTGGAGCTGCTCAGCGGCCGGGAGGTTGACGCCTTGCGCGCGCGGGTGGCGGGGCTGCTGGCCACGGGCACCTACCCGCAGCCCGCGCCCGGGCACTACCCGATCCCCTGGCCGCCGCTGTGA
- a CDS encoding DUF3090 domain-containing protein — MVTPQHVFDPPERFVAGTVGPPGQRTFFLQAAGRGRLTSMSLEKQQVQVLADRCNDLIDMYAPIEGSEAAASLLQDNDPLGTPIEDEFRIQSLGLAYEPVRGVVVIDCADGDLDVDGDDPLEEAARDDARAATGLTEQQATPPTTVVRVVLSPAQARAFARRSLALVAAGRAPCPFCGEPLDPEGHICPRANGYRR; from the coding sequence ATGGTCACGCCGCAGCACGTCTTCGACCCGCCGGAGCGCTTCGTCGCCGGGACCGTCGGACCCCCCGGTCAACGCACCTTCTTCCTGCAGGCCGCCGGCCGCGGTCGGCTCACGAGCATGTCCCTGGAGAAGCAGCAGGTGCAGGTCCTCGCCGACCGGTGCAACGACCTGATCGACATGTATGCCCCCATCGAGGGATCGGAGGCCGCGGCGAGCCTGCTGCAGGACAACGACCCGCTCGGGACGCCCATCGAGGACGAGTTCCGGATCCAGAGCCTGGGTCTGGCCTACGAGCCGGTGCGCGGGGTCGTGGTGATCGACTGCGCCGACGGCGACCTGGACGTGGACGGCGACGACCCGCTGGAGGAGGCCGCCCGCGACGACGCCCGCGCCGCGACGGGCCTGACCGAGCAGCAGGCCACGCCCCCCACCACGGTGGTGCGGGTCGTGCTCTCCCCGGCCCAGGCGCGGGCCTTCGCCCGGCGGTCGCTGGCGCTGGTCGCGGCCGGGCGGGCACCCTGCCCCTTCTGCGGCGAGCCGCTGGACCCCGAGGGCCACATCTGCCCGCGCGCCAACGGCTACCGACGCTGA
- a CDS encoding MSMEG_4193 family putative phosphomutase: MPTLLLVRHGRTAANASGTLAGWTPGVGLDEVGVAQARALGERLAGLPVALVAVSPLQRCQETADELSAAAGWSGVRRVTTDDLGECRYGAWTGRPLAELAGEELWRTVQDHPSRARFPQDERGAGGEDAVAGAPFPAESIADMAHRVVAAVRDLDRLVGSEHGPEALWVAVSHGDPIKAVLADAAGTHLDHFQRIVAGPASVSVLRYTATRPFLVRVNDTGADLASLAPAAGGSRETDAPSGDAVVGGGTA; the protein is encoded by the coding sequence GTGCCCACGCTCCTGCTCGTCCGTCACGGACGCACCGCCGCCAACGCCTCCGGGACCCTCGCGGGCTGGACCCCCGGGGTCGGTCTCGACGAGGTCGGCGTCGCCCAGGCGCGTGCCCTGGGCGAGCGCCTCGCCGGGCTGCCGGTGGCCCTCGTCGCGGTGAGCCCGCTGCAGCGCTGCCAGGAGACCGCTGACGAGCTGTCCGCCGCGGCCGGGTGGTCCGGGGTGCGACGGGTGACCACCGACGACCTCGGCGAGTGCCGGTATGGCGCCTGGACGGGCCGCCCGCTGGCCGAGCTGGCGGGGGAGGAGCTGTGGCGGACCGTGCAGGACCATCCCTCGCGGGCGCGGTTCCCGCAGGACGAGCGTGGCGCGGGCGGGGAGGACGCCGTGGCCGGTGCGCCCTTCCCCGCCGAGTCGATCGCGGACATGGCGCACCGCGTCGTCGCCGCCGTGCGCGACCTGGACCGGCTCGTCGGGTCCGAGCACGGCCCCGAGGCCCTGTGGGTCGCGGTGAGCCACGGCGACCCGATCAAGGCGGTCCTCGCCGACGCGGCCGGCACCCACCTGGACCACTTCCAGCGGATCGTGGCCGGCCCGGCCTCGGTGTCTGTGCTGCGCTACACCGCGACCCGGCCGTTCCTGGTGCGGGTCAACGACACCGGCGCGGACCTGGCCTCGCTGGCACCGGCGGCCGGGGGCTCGCGCGAGACCGACGCACCGTCCGGTGACGCCGTCGTCGGCGGCGGGACGGCCTAG
- a CDS encoding magnesium and cobalt transport protein CorA: MIVDQALYRQGRRQPCGDLSEELSALRDRQDDGFLWIGLKDPTDEEFALVNEELGLHPLAVEDALTGEQRAKLDIYDDTLFMVVKTLRYVERTSDVETGEVMLFAGDRFVLTVRNGEANPLAGVRARLELAPEQLVHGPAAVIYSVLDSIVDNYVLIDTELQEDLDRIERNVFGGAQGDFASEIYELKREVLEFKRASVPLAEPVRRLAKDRSVPVVHKPARPFFGDVLDHLLRVNDHVESYDRLLTDVLNAHLAQIGVRQNEDMRKISAWAAMGVWPTMIAGIYGQNFRFMPELEASVTVGGTEVYWGYWYALALMAGGSGYLYRLFKRSGWL; this comes from the coding sequence GTGATCGTCGACCAGGCCCTGTATCGCCAAGGCCGCCGCCAGCCGTGCGGCGACCTCTCCGAGGAGCTGTCGGCGCTGCGCGACCGCCAGGACGACGGCTTCCTGTGGATCGGGCTCAAGGACCCGACCGACGAGGAGTTCGCGCTGGTCAACGAGGAGCTGGGACTGCACCCCCTCGCCGTGGAGGACGCGCTGACCGGCGAGCAGCGGGCCAAGCTCGACATCTACGACGACACGCTGTTCATGGTGGTCAAGACGCTGCGCTACGTTGAGCGCACCAGCGACGTGGAGACCGGCGAGGTCATGCTCTTCGCCGGCGACCGTTTCGTCCTCACCGTCCGCAACGGCGAGGCCAATCCCCTGGCCGGCGTCCGCGCCCGCCTGGAGCTCGCCCCCGAGCAGCTCGTCCACGGCCCCGCCGCGGTGATCTACAGCGTCCTGGACTCGATCGTGGACAACTACGTGCTCATCGACACCGAGCTGCAGGAGGACCTGGACCGCATCGAGCGCAACGTCTTCGGCGGCGCCCAGGGCGACTTCGCCTCGGAGATCTACGAGCTCAAGCGTGAGGTGTTGGAGTTCAAGCGCGCGTCGGTGCCGCTCGCCGAGCCGGTGCGCCGCCTGGCCAAGGACCGCTCGGTGCCGGTGGTGCACAAGCCCGCCCGTCCCTTCTTCGGCGACGTCCTGGACCACCTGCTGCGCGTCAACGACCACGTCGAGTCCTACGACCGGCTGCTCACCGACGTGCTCAACGCCCACCTCGCCCAGATCGGCGTCCGGCAGAACGAGGACATGCGCAAGATCTCCGCGTGGGCGGCGATGGGCGTGTGGCCCACCATGATCGCGGGCATCTACGGCCAGAACTTCCGGTTCATGCCCGAGCTGGAGGCCAGCGTCACCGTCGGCGGCACCGAGGTCTACTGGGGCTACTGGTACGCCCTCGCCCTGATGGCTGGCGGCAGCGGCTACCTCTACCGCCTGTTCAAGCGCTCCGGCTGGCTCTGA